In one window of Oncorhynchus kisutch isolate 150728-3 linkage group LG16, Okis_V2, whole genome shotgun sequence DNA:
- the LOC109882906 gene encoding sodium/potassium-transporting ATPase subunit alpha-1 codes for MGRGEGREQYELAATSEQGGKKKNAKAMKKERDMDELKKEVDLDDHKLTLDELNRKYGTDLSRGLSSAKAAENLARDGPNSLTPPPTTPEWVKFCKQMFGGFSMLLWTGALLCFLAYGIQAAMEDEPANDNLYLGVVLSAVVIVTGCFSYYQEAKSSKIMDSFKNLVPQQALVVRDGEKMNINAQQVVVGDLVEVKGGDRIPADLRIISASGCKVDNSSLTGESEPQTRTPDYSNDNPLETRNIAFFSTNCVEGTARGIVINTGDRTVMGRIATLASGLEVGRTPISIEIEHFIHIITGVAVFLGMSFFVLSLILGYSWLEAVIFLIGIIVANVPEGLLATVTVCLTLTAKRMAKKNCLVKNLEAVETLGSTSTICSDKTGTLTQNRMTVAHMWFDNQIHEADTTENQSGTSFDRSSATWAALARVAGLCNRAVFLAEQSGIPILKRDVAGDASESALLKCIELCCGSVQGMRDQYTKVAEIPFNSTNKYQLSVHLNKNEGESKHLLVMKGAPERILDRCSTILIQGKEQPLDDEMKDSFQNAYMELGGLGERVLGFCHFQLPDDQFAEGFQFDCEEVNFPTENLCFVGLMSMIDPPRAAVPDAVGKCRSAGIKVIMVTGDHPITAKAIAKGVGIISEGNETVEDIAARLNIPVNEVDPRDAKACVVHGGDLKDLSAEQLDDILKYHTEIVFARTSPQQKLIIVEGCQRQGAIVAVTGDGVNDSPALKKADIGVAMGISGSDVSKQAADMILLDDNFASIVTGVEEGRLIFDNLKKSIAYTLTSNIPEITPFLFFIIANIPLPLGTVTILCIDLGTDMVPAISLAYEAAESDIMKRQPRNSKTDKLVNERLISIAYGQIGMIQALAGFFTYFVILAENGFLPSRLLGIRVDWDNKFCNDLEDSYGQQWTYEQRKIVEFTCHTAFFASIVVVQWADLIICKTRRNSVFQQGMRNKILIFGLFEETALAAFLSYCPGMGIALRMYPLKPSWWFCAFPYSLLIFIYDEIRKLIIRRSPGGWVERETYY; via the exons GAAGGACGGGAACAGTATGAGCTGGCGGCGACCTCTGAGCAGGGAGGCAAGAAGAAGAATGCCAAGGCCATGAAGAAGGAGAGGGACATGGATGAGTTGAAAAAGGAAGTTGATCTG GATGACCATAAACTGACCCTGGATGAGCTCAACCGCAAATACGGCACCGACCTTAGTAGG GGGTTATCCAGTGCTAAGGCTGCCGAGAACCTTGCCCGTGATGGCCCAAATTCCCTGACCCCTCCTCCCACTACCCCTGAGTGGGTGAAGTTCTGCAAGCAGATGTTTGGCGGGTTCTCCATGCTGCTGTGGACTGGCGCTCTCCTCTGCTTCCTGGCCTACGGAATCCAGGCAGCCATGGAGGATGAGCCGGCCAATGATAAC TTGTACCTGGGTGTTGTACTCTCTGCTGTTGTCATTGTTACTGGCTGTTTCTCATACTACCAAGAGGCCAAGAGCTCAAAGATCATGGACTCCTTCAAGAACCTGGTCCCACAG CAAGCCCTGGTTGTCCGTGACGGTGAGAAGATGAACATCAACGCTCAACAAGTGGTGGTTGGAGATCTGGTGGAGGTGAAAGGTGGAGATAGGATTCCTGCCGATTTGCGAATCATCTCTGCCAGCGGTTGCAAA GTGGACAACTCCTCCCTCACTGGTGAATCTGAGCCCCAGACCCGTACTCCGGACTACTCCAATGACAACCCCCTGGAGACAAGGAACATTGCCTTCTTCTCTACCAACTGTGTTGAAG GAACTGCCAGAGGTATTGTCATCAACACTGGTGACCGCACTGTTATGGGTCGTATTGCTACCCTCGCCTCTGGCCTGGAAGTCGGACGTACCCCAATCTCTATTGAAATTGAGCACTTTATCCACATCATCACCGGTGTGGCAGTCTTCCTGGGCATGTCTTTCTTTGTCCTGTCCCTCATCCTCGGATACTCTTGGCTGGAAGCTGTCATCTTCCTCATCGGAATCATTGTCGCTAATGTGCCTGAGGGTCTCCTGGCCACTGTAACT GTGTGTTTAACTCTGACTGCCAAGCGTATGGCCAAGAAGAACTGCCTGGTGAAGAATCTCGAAGCTGTTGAGACCTTGGGCTCCACCTCCACCATTTGCTCTGACAAGACCGGAACCCTGACTCAGAACAGAATGACCGTGGCTCACATGTGGTTCGACAACCAGATCCATGAGGCTGACACCACAGAGAACCAGAGTGGTACCTCCTTTGACAGGAGCTCTGCCACCTGGGCTGCCCTGGCTAGAGTCGCTGGCCTGTGTAACCGTGCCGTCTTCCTGGCAGAACAGAGCGGTATTCCTATCCTTAAA AGAGATGTGGCTGGTGATGCCTCAGAGTCTGCCCTGCTGAAGTGTATTGAGCTGTGCTGTGGGTCTGTGCAAGGCATGAGAGACCAGTACACCAAGGTTGCTGAGATCCCATTCAACTCCACCAACAAATACCAG CTCTCAGTTCACCTGAACAAGAATGAGGGTGAGTCCAAGCATCTGCTGGTGATGAAGGGAGCCCCTGAGAGGATTCTGGACCGCTGCTCCACCATTTTGATCCAGGGCAAAGAACAGCCTCTAGATGATGAGATGAAGGACTCTTTCCAGAACGCCTACATGGAACTGGGTGGTCTGGGAGAGCGAGTGCTGG GGTTCTGTCATTTCCAGCTCCCTGATGACCAGTTCGCTGAGGGCTTCCAGTTTGATTGTGAAGAGGTGAACTTCCCAACTGAGAATCTGTGCTTCGTTGGCCTAATGTCCATGATTGACCCTCCCCGTGCTGCTGTGCCTGACGCTGTAGGAAAGTGCAGGAGTGCTGGAATCAAG GTTATCATGGTCACTGGTGATCATCCCATCACTGCTAAGGCCATTGCCAAGGGTGTGGGCATCATTTCTGAAGGAAACGAGACTGTTGAGGACATTGCTGCTCGTCTGAACATTCCAGTCAATGAAGTTGACCCTAg GGATGCCAAGGCCTGTGTGGTCCATGGCGGTGACCTCAAGGACCTGAGCGCTGAACAGTTGGACGACATCCTGAAATATCACACAGAGATTGTGTTTGCCAGAACCTCTCCTCAGCAGAAGCTTATTATCGTGGAGGGCTGCCAGCGCCAG GGTGCTATTGTAGCTGTGACAGGTGATGGTGTGAACGATTCTCCTGCTCTGAAGAAGGCTGACATCGGTGTTGCTATGGGTATCTCTGGATCTGACGTCTCCAAGCAGGCTGCAGACATGATCCTCCTGGATGACAACTTTGCCTCCATCGTGACTGGTGTCGAAGAAG GCCGTCTGATCTTTGACAACTTGAAGAAGTCCATCGCCTACACCCTGACCAGTAACATTCCAGAAATCACACCCTTCCTCTTCTTCATCATTGCCAACATTCCACTGCCCCTAGGAACCGTCACCATCCTCTGTATCGACTTGGGAACTGACATG GTCCCCGCCATCTCCCTGGCCTACGAAGCTGCTGAGAGTGACATCATGAAGAGACAGCCCAGAAACTCCAAAACAGACAAACTGGTGAATGAAAGGCTTATCAGCATAGCCTATGGTCAAATCG GTATGATCCAGGCTTTGGCTGGGTTCTTCACATACTTTGTGATCCTTGCTGAGAATGGGTTCTTACCCTCTAGACTGCTAGGTATTCGTGTGGACTGGGACAACAAATTTTGCAATGACCTGGAGGATAGCTATGGCCAGCAGTGG ACTTATGAACAGAGAAAGATTGTGGAGTTCACCTGCCACACAGCATTCTTTGCCAGTATTGTAGTTGTACAGTGGGCTGATTTGATCATCTGTAAGACCAGGAGGAACTCAGTCTTCCAACAAGGAATGAG GAACAAGATTCTCATCTTCGGCCTGTTTGAGGAGACCGCCCTGGCTGCCTTCCTGTCCTACTGTCCTGGGATGGGCATCGCCCTCAGAATGTACCCACTCAA ACCCAGCTGGTGGTTCTGCGCCTTCCCATactctctcctcatctttattTATGATGAAATCCGAAAACTGATCATCCGACGCAGCCCAGGAG GTTGGGTGGAGAGGGAGACGTACTACTAG